A window of the Tenebrio molitor chromosome 1, icTenMoli1.1, whole genome shotgun sequence genome harbors these coding sequences:
- the LOC138133301 gene encoding sorting nexin-14-like isoform X2 → MVHKDLIHIITLIANDKYSRVSAITVTVFSLGLALFYSSLAGLVIYGGYISGCVVCWCLLKYQNIASVYLLGLVSFCYGTNSSKKKLKQSCSICDDLSCKRHQQTKVINPGRDLYIAKELNAVIENFYNKILENFINSWYGQFTSDVDFLNELRYCLQHASAAFINTFTNLDHANIISRKLLPCVVKHVDDYLYMQQIVKLRKSRLNDVIVEYLGNRLHVATVNRKNELSYLQQLSSSLMPHVLPPKYLQCKNYVVLIREIVAGWVLLPLMDVLADPNIINSLVILAITYKSKNQQKKKTPIEKVKFLESFITNNQISSFATDLNTIKGNTELLYAFMQFLKREEHVHLLQFCLDVDEFNNKLLTPELSKKQLEELHSEALTLYKEYLNKDCINFVGCSDDIVDDYYALIKDGVYSVAKLRTSKPLYQAYEHTFTNLEKLWLPAFFHSNEFYSHICGAKITATYNKAVSNRSLVSFGSPVKSRGRKYYEVPTQGTVSKISSGIGKIRGALKVAQPIDGAIHAPESQTIENGTVEDIIISECGNIFRDLSAWRISILSYQTNNKVVSFCINVQRLDVVDDCSKRHWIVLRKDQDFYTLKAKLVEFHGDGEISDTSLPSRKAGSSLEVRMNKYEEFLTKLLQKPSLRGSDLLFSFLTAEEDFTVLIATSAQTAQDFGNIYQSVAHKLRKEKGQHLDSFMGTFLLSTGKNKSGFEWAEIGDEASVKTTTDDRTTPFPKTFRNHIFNDNFGTALKDLRDSCSSSFNPIGMIQCIFYLLKYVFKFPQCLLRFYAAICSVAQDAVEAFSSVFIERKLKSNLSSTNLAYLVQLLEDVIFNPHIPHTKEELRHRKVRAFAELENVVPSYVEKILGGNVGEGLKVLLEILQHPHYNKQLAYNLLDLILSEMYPTLQSAKSQ, encoded by the exons ATGGTCCACAAAGACCTAATTCACATAATAACGTTAATCGCCAACGACAAATACAGCCGCGTTTCAGCCATAACCGTCACAGTCTTCTCACTCGGCTTGGCTCTATTTTATAG CTCGTTAGCGGGACTAGTCATTTATGGGGGCTACATTTCGGGGTGTGTCGTGTGTTGGTGTCTTTTGAAGTATCAAAATATAGCCTCTGTGTACCTGCTTGGTCTGGTCAGCTTCTGTTACGGAACCAActcatcaaaaaaaaagttgaaacaGTCATGCAGCATTTGCGACGATCTGTCGTGTAAAAGGCATCAACAGACTAAAGTAATCAATCCGGGGAGGGATTTGTACATTGCCAAAGAACTTAATGCTGTCATTGAAAAT ttttacaataaaatactcgaaaattttataaactcCTGGTATGGACAATTCACATCAGATGTGGATTTTCTCAATGAATTGCGCTATTGCTTGCAACATGCCAGTGCAGCATTCATCAACACTTTTACCAACCTAGATCATGCCAACATAATCTCAAGAAAACTACTACCATGTGTCGTGAAACACGTCGACGATTATCTATACATGCAACAAATAGTTAAATTAAGAAAGTCTAGACTGAACGACGTGATTGTTGAATACTTAGGGAACAGACTGCACGTAGCTACTGTGAACAGAAAAAATGAGTTGAGCTATCTTCAGCAATTGTCTTCATCTCTTATGCCGCATGTACTGCCACCAAAGTATCTTCAGTGCAAAAATTATGTTGTTTTAATCCGAGAGATCGTAGCAGGGTGGGTTCTGCTCCCACTGATGGACGTCTTAGCTGACCCTAATATAATCAACTCTCTGGTTATACTCGCGATTACttacaaatcaaaaaatcagcaaaaaaagaaaacaccgATAGAGAAAGTAAAGTTTTTGGAGAGTTTCATCACAAACAATCAAATTTCGTCATTCGCGACTGATTTAAACACGATAAAAGGCAACACAGAGTTGTTGTATGCATTCATGCAGTTTTTGAAAAGGGAGGAACACGTCCATCTGTTACAGTTTTGTCTGGACGTTG ACGAGTTCAACAACAAGCTCCTCACACCAGAGCTGTCAAAAAAACAACTTGAAGAATTGCACTCTGAGGCGCTCACCCTGTACAAGGAATATCTAAACAAAGATTGTATCAACTTCGTTGGCTGCTCCGACGATATCGTGGACGATTATTACGCGCTCATAAAAGATGGAGTGTACAGTGTTGCCAAATTGCGAACGTCAAAACCACTGTATCAAGCGTACGAACACACCtttacaaatttggaaaaattgtgGTTGCCGGCGTTTTTTCACAGCAACGAG TTTTACAGTCACATCTGTGGAGCCAAGATAACGGCAACTTACAACAAAGCTGTCTCCAATAG ATCTTTAGTAAGCTTTGGCTCACCAGTCAAGTCGCG CGGGCGCAAATACTACGAGGTGCCCACCCAAGGCACTGTGTCCAAAATCAGCAGCGGCATCGGTAAGATTCGAGGGGCCTTGAAAGTCGCCCAACCGATAGATGGCGCCATTCACGCTCCCGAAAGTCAAACAATCGAGAACGGAACTGTCGAAGATATCATCATTTCCGAGTGCGGCAACATTTTTCGAGATCTCAGCGCCTGGAGGATTTCCATTTTGTCGTACCAG aCCAACAACAAAGTGGTGAGTTTTTGCATAAACGTGCAAAGACTGGACGTCGTGGACGACTGCAGCAAGAGGCACTGGATCGTTTTGCGAAAGGATCAAGACTTTTACACTTTGAAGGCGAAGTTGGTGGAGTTTCACGGCGATGGTGAAATCAGTGACACTTCGCTGCCCTCTAGAAA AGCCGGAAGTTCTCTAGAAGTCCGGATGAATAAATATGAAGAATTTTTGACGAAGCTTCTCCAGAAGCCGTCGTTAAGAGGCAGCGATTTGTTGTTTTCGTTTTTGACAGCTGAAGAAGATTTCACCGTGCTGATAGCGACGAGTGCGCAAACCGCTCAAgattttggaaatatttacCAATCTGTTGCGCACAAGCTTAGGAAGGAAAAGGGGCAACATTTAGACTCCTTCATGGGGACGTTTCTGCTCTCAACGGGAAAGAACAAATCAGG ATTCGAGTGGGCCGAGATCGGCGACGAAGCCAGCGTGAAAACGACAACAGACGATCGAACAACCCCTTTCCCCAAAACATTCCGCAACCACATCTTCAACGACAACTTCGGCACAGCCTTGAAAGATCTGAGAGACTCTTGTAGCAGCTCGTTCAACCCGATCGGAATGATCCAATGCATTTTTTACTTGC TGAAGTACGTCTTCAAGTTTCCCCAGTGCCTACTCAGATTTTACGCCGCCATTTGCAGCGTAGCGCAAGATGCGGTGGAAGCTTTTTCCAGCGTGTTTATCGAAAGGAAACTGAAGAGCAACTTGTCGTCGACAAATCTCGCTTATTTGGTGCAGCTGTTGGAag ATGTTATTTTTAACCCCCACATTCCGCACACCAAAGAGGAATTGAGGCACAGGAAGGTCAGGGCGTTCGCGGAACTGGAGAATGTGGTGCCTTCGTACGTGGAAAAAATTCTTGGGGGGAATGTTGGCGAAGGGTTGAAGGTGTTGCTGGAGATTCTGCAGCATCCGCATTATAATAAACAGTTGGCGTATAATCTCTTGGATCTTATTTTATCTGAAATGTATCCCACTCTGCAAAGCGCCAAAAGTCAATAg
- the LOC138133301 gene encoding sorting nexin-14-like isoform X1, with protein sequence MVHKDLIHIITLIANDKYSRVSAITVTVFSLGLALFYSSLAGLVIYGGYISGCVVCWCLLKYQNIASVYLLGLVSFCYGTNSSKKKLKQSCSICDDLSCKRHQQTKVINPGRDLYIAKELNAVIENFYNKILENFINSWYGQFTSDVDFLNELRYCLQHASAAFINTFTNLDHANIISRKLLPCVVKHVDDYLYMQQIVKLRKSRLNDVIVEYLGNRLHVATVNRKNELSYLQQLSSSLMPHVLPPKYLQCKNYVVLIREIVAGWVLLPLMDVLADPNIINSLVILAITYKSKNQQKKKTPIEKVKFLESFITNNQISSFATDLNTIKGNTELLYAFMQFLKREEHVHLLQFCLDVDEFNNKLLTPELSKKQLEELHSEALTLYKEYLNKDCINFVGCSDDIVDDYYALIKDGVYSVAKLRTSKPLYQAYEHTFTNLEKLWLPAFFHSNEFYSHICGAKITATYNKAVSNRSLVSFGSPVKSRGRKYYEVPTQGTVSKISSGIGKIRGALKVAQPIDGAIHAPESQTIENGTVEDIIISECGNIFRDLSAWRISILSYQTNNKVVSFCINVQRLDVVDDCSKRHWIVLRKDQDFYTLKAKLVEFHGDGEISDTSLPSRKAGSSLEVRMNKYEEFLTKLLQKPSLRGSDLLFSFLTAEEDFTVLIATSAQTAQDFGNIYQSVAHKLRKEKGQHLDSFMGTFLLSTGKNKSGRFEWAEIGDEASVKTTTDDRTTPFPKTFRNHIFNDNFGTALKDLRDSCSSSFNPIGMIQCIFYLLKYVFKFPQCLLRFYAAICSVAQDAVEAFSSVFIERKLKSNLSSTNLAYLVQLLEDVIFNPHIPHTKEELRHRKVRAFAELENVVPSYVEKILGGNVGEGLKVLLEILQHPHYNKQLAYNLLDLILSEMYPTLQSAKSQ encoded by the exons ATGGTCCACAAAGACCTAATTCACATAATAACGTTAATCGCCAACGACAAATACAGCCGCGTTTCAGCCATAACCGTCACAGTCTTCTCACTCGGCTTGGCTCTATTTTATAG CTCGTTAGCGGGACTAGTCATTTATGGGGGCTACATTTCGGGGTGTGTCGTGTGTTGGTGTCTTTTGAAGTATCAAAATATAGCCTCTGTGTACCTGCTTGGTCTGGTCAGCTTCTGTTACGGAACCAActcatcaaaaaaaaagttgaaacaGTCATGCAGCATTTGCGACGATCTGTCGTGTAAAAGGCATCAACAGACTAAAGTAATCAATCCGGGGAGGGATTTGTACATTGCCAAAGAACTTAATGCTGTCATTGAAAAT ttttacaataaaatactcgaaaattttataaactcCTGGTATGGACAATTCACATCAGATGTGGATTTTCTCAATGAATTGCGCTATTGCTTGCAACATGCCAGTGCAGCATTCATCAACACTTTTACCAACCTAGATCATGCCAACATAATCTCAAGAAAACTACTACCATGTGTCGTGAAACACGTCGACGATTATCTATACATGCAACAAATAGTTAAATTAAGAAAGTCTAGACTGAACGACGTGATTGTTGAATACTTAGGGAACAGACTGCACGTAGCTACTGTGAACAGAAAAAATGAGTTGAGCTATCTTCAGCAATTGTCTTCATCTCTTATGCCGCATGTACTGCCACCAAAGTATCTTCAGTGCAAAAATTATGTTGTTTTAATCCGAGAGATCGTAGCAGGGTGGGTTCTGCTCCCACTGATGGACGTCTTAGCTGACCCTAATATAATCAACTCTCTGGTTATACTCGCGATTACttacaaatcaaaaaatcagcaaaaaaagaaaacaccgATAGAGAAAGTAAAGTTTTTGGAGAGTTTCATCACAAACAATCAAATTTCGTCATTCGCGACTGATTTAAACACGATAAAAGGCAACACAGAGTTGTTGTATGCATTCATGCAGTTTTTGAAAAGGGAGGAACACGTCCATCTGTTACAGTTTTGTCTGGACGTTG ACGAGTTCAACAACAAGCTCCTCACACCAGAGCTGTCAAAAAAACAACTTGAAGAATTGCACTCTGAGGCGCTCACCCTGTACAAGGAATATCTAAACAAAGATTGTATCAACTTCGTTGGCTGCTCCGACGATATCGTGGACGATTATTACGCGCTCATAAAAGATGGAGTGTACAGTGTTGCCAAATTGCGAACGTCAAAACCACTGTATCAAGCGTACGAACACACCtttacaaatttggaaaaattgtgGTTGCCGGCGTTTTTTCACAGCAACGAG TTTTACAGTCACATCTGTGGAGCCAAGATAACGGCAACTTACAACAAAGCTGTCTCCAATAG ATCTTTAGTAAGCTTTGGCTCACCAGTCAAGTCGCG CGGGCGCAAATACTACGAGGTGCCCACCCAAGGCACTGTGTCCAAAATCAGCAGCGGCATCGGTAAGATTCGAGGGGCCTTGAAAGTCGCCCAACCGATAGATGGCGCCATTCACGCTCCCGAAAGTCAAACAATCGAGAACGGAACTGTCGAAGATATCATCATTTCCGAGTGCGGCAACATTTTTCGAGATCTCAGCGCCTGGAGGATTTCCATTTTGTCGTACCAG aCCAACAACAAAGTGGTGAGTTTTTGCATAAACGTGCAAAGACTGGACGTCGTGGACGACTGCAGCAAGAGGCACTGGATCGTTTTGCGAAAGGATCAAGACTTTTACACTTTGAAGGCGAAGTTGGTGGAGTTTCACGGCGATGGTGAAATCAGTGACACTTCGCTGCCCTCTAGAAA AGCCGGAAGTTCTCTAGAAGTCCGGATGAATAAATATGAAGAATTTTTGACGAAGCTTCTCCAGAAGCCGTCGTTAAGAGGCAGCGATTTGTTGTTTTCGTTTTTGACAGCTGAAGAAGATTTCACCGTGCTGATAGCGACGAGTGCGCAAACCGCTCAAgattttggaaatatttacCAATCTGTTGCGCACAAGCTTAGGAAGGAAAAGGGGCAACATTTAGACTCCTTCATGGGGACGTTTCTGCTCTCAACGGGAAAGAACAAATCAGG aaGATTCGAGTGGGCCGAGATCGGCGACGAAGCCAGCGTGAAAACGACAACAGACGATCGAACAACCCCTTTCCCCAAAACATTCCGCAACCACATCTTCAACGACAACTTCGGCACAGCCTTGAAAGATCTGAGAGACTCTTGTAGCAGCTCGTTCAACCCGATCGGAATGATCCAATGCATTTTTTACTTGC TGAAGTACGTCTTCAAGTTTCCCCAGTGCCTACTCAGATTTTACGCCGCCATTTGCAGCGTAGCGCAAGATGCGGTGGAAGCTTTTTCCAGCGTGTTTATCGAAAGGAAACTGAAGAGCAACTTGTCGTCGACAAATCTCGCTTATTTGGTGCAGCTGTTGGAag ATGTTATTTTTAACCCCCACATTCCGCACACCAAAGAGGAATTGAGGCACAGGAAGGTCAGGGCGTTCGCGGAACTGGAGAATGTGGTGCCTTCGTACGTGGAAAAAATTCTTGGGGGGAATGTTGGCGAAGGGTTGAAGGTGTTGCTGGAGATTCTGCAGCATCCGCATTATAATAAACAGTTGGCGTATAATCTCTTGGATCTTATTTTATCTGAAATGTATCCCACTCTGCAAAGCGCCAAAAGTCAATAg
- the LOC138133301 gene encoding sorting nexin-14-like isoform X3, whose translation MVHKDLIHIITLIANDKYSRVSAITVTVFSLGLALFYSSLAGLVIYGGYISGCVVCWCLLKYQNIASVYLLGLVSFCYGTNSSKKKLKQSCSICDDLSCKRHQQTKVINPGRDLYIAKELNAVIENFYNKILENFINSWYGQFTSDVDFLNELRYCLQHASAAFINTFTNLDHANIISRKLLPCVVKHVDDYLYMQQIVKLRKSRLNDVIVEYLGNRLHVATVNRKNELSYLQQLSSSLMPHVLPPKYLQCKNYVVLIREIVAGWVLLPLMDVLADPNIINSLVILAITYKSKNQQKKKTPIEKVKFLESFITNNQISSFATDLNTIKGNTELLYAFMQFLKREEHVHLLQFCLDVDEFNNKLLTPELSKKQLEELHSEALTLYKEYLNKDCINFVGCSDDIVDDYYALIKDGVYSVAKLRTSKPLYQAYEHTFTNLEKLWLPAFFHSNEFYSHICGAKITATYNKAVSNSGRKYYEVPTQGTVSKISSGIGKIRGALKVAQPIDGAIHAPESQTIENGTVEDIIISECGNIFRDLSAWRISILSYQTNNKVVSFCINVQRLDVVDDCSKRHWIVLRKDQDFYTLKAKLVEFHGDGEISDTSLPSRKAGSSLEVRMNKYEEFLTKLLQKPSLRGSDLLFSFLTAEEDFTVLIATSAQTAQDFGNIYQSVAHKLRKEKGQHLDSFMGTFLLSTGKNKSGRFEWAEIGDEASVKTTTDDRTTPFPKTFRNHIFNDNFGTALKDLRDSCSSSFNPIGMIQCIFYLLKYVFKFPQCLLRFYAAICSVAQDAVEAFSSVFIERKLKSNLSSTNLAYLVQLLEDVIFNPHIPHTKEELRHRKVRAFAELENVVPSYVEKILGGNVGEGLKVLLEILQHPHYNKQLAYNLLDLILSEMYPTLQSAKSQ comes from the exons ATGGTCCACAAAGACCTAATTCACATAATAACGTTAATCGCCAACGACAAATACAGCCGCGTTTCAGCCATAACCGTCACAGTCTTCTCACTCGGCTTGGCTCTATTTTATAG CTCGTTAGCGGGACTAGTCATTTATGGGGGCTACATTTCGGGGTGTGTCGTGTGTTGGTGTCTTTTGAAGTATCAAAATATAGCCTCTGTGTACCTGCTTGGTCTGGTCAGCTTCTGTTACGGAACCAActcatcaaaaaaaaagttgaaacaGTCATGCAGCATTTGCGACGATCTGTCGTGTAAAAGGCATCAACAGACTAAAGTAATCAATCCGGGGAGGGATTTGTACATTGCCAAAGAACTTAATGCTGTCATTGAAAAT ttttacaataaaatactcgaaaattttataaactcCTGGTATGGACAATTCACATCAGATGTGGATTTTCTCAATGAATTGCGCTATTGCTTGCAACATGCCAGTGCAGCATTCATCAACACTTTTACCAACCTAGATCATGCCAACATAATCTCAAGAAAACTACTACCATGTGTCGTGAAACACGTCGACGATTATCTATACATGCAACAAATAGTTAAATTAAGAAAGTCTAGACTGAACGACGTGATTGTTGAATACTTAGGGAACAGACTGCACGTAGCTACTGTGAACAGAAAAAATGAGTTGAGCTATCTTCAGCAATTGTCTTCATCTCTTATGCCGCATGTACTGCCACCAAAGTATCTTCAGTGCAAAAATTATGTTGTTTTAATCCGAGAGATCGTAGCAGGGTGGGTTCTGCTCCCACTGATGGACGTCTTAGCTGACCCTAATATAATCAACTCTCTGGTTATACTCGCGATTACttacaaatcaaaaaatcagcaaaaaaagaaaacaccgATAGAGAAAGTAAAGTTTTTGGAGAGTTTCATCACAAACAATCAAATTTCGTCATTCGCGACTGATTTAAACACGATAAAAGGCAACACAGAGTTGTTGTATGCATTCATGCAGTTTTTGAAAAGGGAGGAACACGTCCATCTGTTACAGTTTTGTCTGGACGTTG ACGAGTTCAACAACAAGCTCCTCACACCAGAGCTGTCAAAAAAACAACTTGAAGAATTGCACTCTGAGGCGCTCACCCTGTACAAGGAATATCTAAACAAAGATTGTATCAACTTCGTTGGCTGCTCCGACGATATCGTGGACGATTATTACGCGCTCATAAAAGATGGAGTGTACAGTGTTGCCAAATTGCGAACGTCAAAACCACTGTATCAAGCGTACGAACACACCtttacaaatttggaaaaattgtgGTTGCCGGCGTTTTTTCACAGCAACGAG TTTTACAGTCACATCTGTGGAGCCAAGATAACGGCAACTTACAACAAAGCTGTCTCCAATAG CGGGCGCAAATACTACGAGGTGCCCACCCAAGGCACTGTGTCCAAAATCAGCAGCGGCATCGGTAAGATTCGAGGGGCCTTGAAAGTCGCCCAACCGATAGATGGCGCCATTCACGCTCCCGAAAGTCAAACAATCGAGAACGGAACTGTCGAAGATATCATCATTTCCGAGTGCGGCAACATTTTTCGAGATCTCAGCGCCTGGAGGATTTCCATTTTGTCGTACCAG aCCAACAACAAAGTGGTGAGTTTTTGCATAAACGTGCAAAGACTGGACGTCGTGGACGACTGCAGCAAGAGGCACTGGATCGTTTTGCGAAAGGATCAAGACTTTTACACTTTGAAGGCGAAGTTGGTGGAGTTTCACGGCGATGGTGAAATCAGTGACACTTCGCTGCCCTCTAGAAA AGCCGGAAGTTCTCTAGAAGTCCGGATGAATAAATATGAAGAATTTTTGACGAAGCTTCTCCAGAAGCCGTCGTTAAGAGGCAGCGATTTGTTGTTTTCGTTTTTGACAGCTGAAGAAGATTTCACCGTGCTGATAGCGACGAGTGCGCAAACCGCTCAAgattttggaaatatttacCAATCTGTTGCGCACAAGCTTAGGAAGGAAAAGGGGCAACATTTAGACTCCTTCATGGGGACGTTTCTGCTCTCAACGGGAAAGAACAAATCAGG aaGATTCGAGTGGGCCGAGATCGGCGACGAAGCCAGCGTGAAAACGACAACAGACGATCGAACAACCCCTTTCCCCAAAACATTCCGCAACCACATCTTCAACGACAACTTCGGCACAGCCTTGAAAGATCTGAGAGACTCTTGTAGCAGCTCGTTCAACCCGATCGGAATGATCCAATGCATTTTTTACTTGC TGAAGTACGTCTTCAAGTTTCCCCAGTGCCTACTCAGATTTTACGCCGCCATTTGCAGCGTAGCGCAAGATGCGGTGGAAGCTTTTTCCAGCGTGTTTATCGAAAGGAAACTGAAGAGCAACTTGTCGTCGACAAATCTCGCTTATTTGGTGCAGCTGTTGGAag ATGTTATTTTTAACCCCCACATTCCGCACACCAAAGAGGAATTGAGGCACAGGAAGGTCAGGGCGTTCGCGGAACTGGAGAATGTGGTGCCTTCGTACGTGGAAAAAATTCTTGGGGGGAATGTTGGCGAAGGGTTGAAGGTGTTGCTGGAGATTCTGCAGCATCCGCATTATAATAAACAGTTGGCGTATAATCTCTTGGATCTTATTTTATCTGAAATGTATCCCACTCTGCAAAGCGCCAAAAGTCAATAg
- the LOC138133370 gene encoding uncharacterized protein, whose protein sequence is MSKYLTLVAVGDDNSNKTELLLKYTGNHCARYNKFVVPRFKNNVQSIVVDHVCWTVCFVDAESDDHYSVLRRAAYEKADCILLCYSVKSRSSFKSVYKKWCIEVRKHAPLVPIILIATDTEARSAAAAAATVSTEQGENLKLLIGAYAFIECSVEHFLGIDDIFIEAVRSTYQRTKF, encoded by the exons ATGTCAAAGTACCTGACTTTGGTGGCGGTCGGCGACGACAACAGCAATAAAACCGAACTACTGCTCAAATACACGGGCAACCATTGTGCACGCTACAACAAATTCGTCGTACCGAG atttaaaaataatgtacaaaGCATTGTTGTCGACCACGTTTGTTGGACTGTCTGCTTTGTCGATGCGGAGTCTGACGACCACTACAGCGTCCTACGACGAGCAGCCTACGAGAAA GCCGACTGCATCTTGCTCTGCTACTCTGTTAAATCTCGTTCCTCCTTCAAGAGTGTTTACAAGAAATGGTGCATCGAAGTGAGGAAGCATGCACCTCTCGTTCCCATTATACTAATCG CTACCGACACCGAAGCTCGCagcgccgccgccgccgccgccactgTCTCCACCGAACAAggcgaaaatttgaaattacttatCGGAGCTTACGCCTTTATAGAGTGTTCAGTCGAACATTTCCTCGGCATAGACGATATATTTATAGAAGCCGTGCGGAGCACTTATCAACGAACgaagttttaa